The proteins below are encoded in one region of Zerene cesonia ecotype Mississippi chromosome 26, Zerene_cesonia_1.1, whole genome shotgun sequence:
- the LOC119837123 gene encoding facilitated trehalose transporter Tret1-like, whose protein sequence is MKRLSLYTNGSKVNQIICAFLICLPIFTYGTSIGWMSPMTLLLQSNKSPKGVPLTDGEISWMASLPYLSCVPATYLMAYLGDRFGRKTTLLFMSLAGAAIWLLKLFSMKIWVFIIARTLVGIIMAGSCVTCPTYIKEISEDSIRGALGCWGALFAGTGSLFAYIIGDLLTYNTILWVFLAIPVLHFVMFLAMPESPSYLVKKGRVEEATCALAWLRCRSSVDTVIHHEIEVIMKEQKRDEENKQFMLKSILTDKILFKAFQIALVAALSREVCGAVPVLNFAGDIFNLASKEDTGLVLSPNQQAMMLGVVQLSGSLLASSVVERFGRKRLMIITCLASGLSMCLLATWFLITDLNVITSAWIPVITLCVCIFCDAAGLMPISVVITGEIFSYKYRGSVLATTMAIASIADFFQLLFFKPLAKSIGVYAAFYFFGTMCLLTALYVIFRVPETRNRSLEDIYNDLRPKQERIVGRKDVG, encoded by the exons ATGAAAAGGTTGAGTTTATATACTAATGGGAGCAAAGTGAATCAAATAATATGCGCTTTTTTGA tttgtcTGCCCATTTTCACCTACGGAACGAGTATAGGATGGATGTCGCCAATGACGTTACTGCTACAGTCAAACAAATCCCCCAAAGGGGTACCCCTTACTGATGGAgaa ATATCCTGGATGGCATCGTTACCATACCTATCCTGTGTGCCAGCCACGTATCTCATGGCATACTTGGGAGACCGGTTCGGAAGGAAGACCACGCTTCTATTCATGTCTCTGGCTGGAGCA GCAATTTGGCTGCTCAAGctattttctatgaaaatatgGGTGTTCATCATTGCTCGCACCCTTGTCGGGATCATTATGGCCGGATCGTGTGTCACTTGTCCGACTTACATAAAGGAGATTAGTGAAGACAGTATAAGAGGCGCTTTGGGATGCTGG GGAGCACTTTTTGCCGGCACGGGCAGTCTATTTGCCTACATCATTGGCGACCTATTGACTTACAATACGATCTTATGGGTGTTCTTAGCGATACCTGTATTACATTTTGTGATGTTCCTTGCTATGCCGGAGTCACCTTCGTATCTAGTGAAGAAAGGAAGAGTGGAG GAAGCAACCTGTGCACTAGCTTGGCTCCGGTGCAGAAGTTCTGTGGACACCGTGATACATCACGAAATAGAAGTCATAATGAAAGAACAGAAAAGAGACGAAGAGAATAAACAATTCATGTTGAAAAGCATAC TAACAGACAAAATTCTCTTCAAGGCCTTTCAAATAGCCTTAGTCGCCGCTTTGTCCAGGGAGGTATGTGGTGCAGTTCCTGTACTGAACTTTGCTGGAGACATCTTTAACTTGGCCTCGAAAGAGGACACGGGATTGGTGCTCAGTCCGAACCAGCAGGCCATGATGCTTGGTGTAGTGCAGCTCAGTGGGTCACTTCTAGCGTCTAGTGTGGTTGAGAGGTTTGGTAGAAAG AGGCTTATGATCATAACCTGCCTCGCATCTGGCCTCAGCATGTGCCTGCTGGCCACTTGGTTCCTCATCACCGACTTGAACGTCATCACCTCAGCCTGGATACCCGTCATCACGTTATGTGTATGCATCTTCTGTGATGCAGCTGGGCTTATGCCCATATCTGTGGTAATCACGGGTGAAATATTCTCTTATAAG TATCGTGGGTCAGTATTAGCAACAACGATGGCGATCGCTTCCATAGCTGACTTCTTCCAATTGCTATTCTTCAAGCCTCTTGCGAAATCAATAGGAGTCTACGCAGCGTTTTACTTCTTCGGCACTATGTGTCTTTTGACAGCATTATACGTCATATTTAGAGTTCCTGAAACAAGGAATAGAAGTCTGGAAGACATTTACAATGATTTACGACCAAAGCAAGAGAGGATAGTAGGAAGAAAGGACGTTGGGTAA